The Stutzerimonas stutzeri RCH2 genomic interval GGCCAACTTCCTATTGGTGCCATTGATGGTGTGGCTGGTGACGTGGCCGCTCTCATCGAACAAGGCCTTGTTGGTCGGCGCGCTGCTTGTCCTGCTGACGCCTTGTATCGATTACGTGGTGGTCTTCACCCACCTGGGCAAAGGGGACTCTCGTCTGGTGCTCGCGGCGACGCCATTGCTGCTGTTGCTCCAGCTTCTGCTGCTGCCCCTCTACTTGCGGCTAATCCTTGGCCCCGAAGCCGGCACAGTGATCGAGCTGTGGCCCTTCGCAGAAGCCTTCCTGTTACTGATCGTCCTACCCTTGGTAGCGGCTGTGCTCACCGAATTTGGCGGACGCCGATCTCTGCTGCTTCGCGCATGGAGCGCAGGTTGGGCCTGGCTGCCAGTGCCTGCAATGGCCCTGGTTCTAATCGTGGTGGTGGGTTCGCAGATCGCGGCTGTCGTGTACCAACTCGACATCCTGGCGCCGTTGCTTCCGGTATACGGAGCGTTTCTACTACTCGCTCCGGCCCTCGGCGTACTCAGCTCCCGGCTATTTGGCTTGGAGGCTTCTGCCGCACGGGCAGTGGCCTTTAGCTCAGGCACTCGCAACTCGCTTGTAGTGCTTCCCCTGGCCCTAGCGCTCCCGGAGTCCATTCGCGCGCTGGCCGCGGCGGCTGTGATTACTCAGACACTCGTAGAACTGATTGGTGAATTGATCTACTTACGGGCGATTCCAGCCATGGTCAGAAACAGTTGAGCCTCGTCGAAATCGGCGAGAGCGCTCATGCCTCGTGCTGTGGAGCAAGATTGATCAGCGGCGCAATGATGAGCTGAGCGGAGCGCGCCCAAGAAACCAGTGCCTCAAGATCCATCTGTAGAGATTGGGCTTCTGTCCAGATACAAGCACTCTCGGCAGGCACCGTAAGAGCGATGCCCTCAACTATCGTCAGAGCCATCGCATGCAATCTCAGTAGCTCGTCGCGAATGGAGGTGATTCCACCCAGTTCCACCAAGCAGACGTCCAAGCGATCAACCAGCCGGAGCAGTTGAGAGGTGTCGAAGCTGTCGCGCAGGTTTTCCAACGCCACGGCGTCCACTTCGCCGTACGGTGTAAGGCGGAAGGATGCGGGAGGAATGTTGATCATGGCGTTTTCTCGGTATCTAGCTGGCTAGGTCTGATCACCCGCAGCGAGCCGGCAGCTTGTTGGAACACCGAGTCCTTGATCCAGGGCTCCGGTGGCCGGTTTAGCTTGAGGTTGAATTCGCCGAAGCGCTTGAGGTTGCTGGTCAGGTAGAGTGGTTGGGCCCCCTTCAGCATACATAGCGGAACTGGTGTAGACGACTAGCCCTGAGCTAGGCCTTGGGCTTTCAAGCAGCTCCAATGATCGGCACTGAAGTGCTAGGGAGCGGATTACTTCTAAAATTCTGGCTAACACGCTCACACTTAAAAACGCTTCTGGATATGCTGGAAAAAGGCAAGCCAAGCAGGCGAAAAATTGACACTAACTACTTTCAATACAATGGTTATTTCTTGGGATATAACTCTTCTAAAGATAATGCCGGTAAATACGGATTTGAAGAAAGCCCTGCTGAAATCAAGCAAAAAGTGAAAGAGCTTTTACTAATCTAGCTCGGTCGAACAAACTAGGTCTATTGCTCGTTGAGTGATCGTCTCTGAGCATTTTAACTGCTGCCGTTGCTGGCAGCCATGAGTCAAAAATTGCACTCAACGACAGGCAGCTTTTGGCCGACAGGTGCCTGTCGTCACCGGCTGCAATCGGCCGAGGCTGTGTAAAAACGTTTTCGAGCGCGACAGGTACTCAAAACCGGACTGGAAATCGCGCATCTGGGCGAAATCCACATCTGCTGAGGTGCCGAAAAATTTCAGATTTCACGTAGACGCGCGCGCTTCAATTTTGACGAAGCGTTTTTACACACTCTGGGCCAAAAGCAGGCATTAGATGTGACCACGGCACTCGAGGTGATTCAAAACTGCTCTAGACGTTCGTCTTCAGCTGATAGCCATATGGACAGCACACACCACCCAAGGTACGGTTCATTTGCCATGGTAATACGCCATTATCAAGCGATGCCTAGAGGGATTTAGAGTGCACGTTAAAGCCATCAAGCTGATCAACTTCAAAAAATTTCGCGACGAACTTCTAGAATTCAACGACGACGTCAATATTTTCGTCGGCGACAACAATGCTGGTAAAAGCACAATCTTGGAAGCGTTAGAAATTGTGCTCAATTACAATCATCGTGGACGGCCCTTCAACGGCGAGTTCTCCCCTGATCTTTTCAATCAGGATGCCGTCACGCGGTTTCTCGCCTCTGACTTGAGCTCCAAGCACCTGCCCAGCCTTATCATCGAAGCCTACATTGACGGTGTGCCTGAGTACCGAGGCTCGAACAACAGCCTCAAGGCTGACGCCCAGGGCGTCTTGGTACAAGCCTGTTTCGACCCGTCGCTGGAGGCCGTATACGAGAGCCACCTGCTGACCAAGCCGAACATCACCAGCATTCCGATCGAATTCTATAAGGTGGAATGGCTCGATTTCGGTTGGAATCCGATAAAACCGATCGCTAAGAAGTTTAAGGCGCTGTACATCGACCCCACACGTATCCACCCAACCATGGGGAAGAACCAGTACATTTCGAGCATTCTCAACACCGCATTGGCGAAGGAAGAGCTCGTCAAGCTGACCCTCAATTATCGTGAAAACCTGCAGGTGTTTAACAACTCCGGGGAGGTCAGGACGGTCAATGCCAGCCTTGATGCGGGTCACCTTATCACCGATAGCAAGCTCACCATTGCAGCAAGTACGTTACCTGCGGGCTCCATCCAGACCGGCCTACAGCTTGAGGTCGATGATGTGCCTTTTCACCTCATCGGCAAGGGTGAACAGAGCAATGTGCAGATTAAACTGGCCATTCAGAACAAATCCCACGACATCGATCTGGTGATGATGGAAGAGCCCGAAAATCATCTATCTCACACCAATCTGAACAAGCTTGTGCACTACATCGAAACCCAGCGAGGAGACAAGCAGCTGTTCCTGACCACCCACAGCTCGTATGTGTTGAACAAGC includes:
- a CDS encoding ATP-dependent nuclease, whose product is MHVKAIKLINFKKFRDELLEFNDDVNIFVGDNNAGKSTILEALEIVLNYNHRGRPFNGEFSPDLFNQDAVTRFLASDLSSKHLPSLIIEAYIDGVPEYRGSNNSLKADAQGVLVQACFDPSLEAVYESHLLTKPNITSIPIEFYKVEWLDFGWNPIKPIAKKFKALYIDPTRIHPTMGKNQYISSILNTALAKEELVKLTLNYRENLQVFNNSGEVRTVNASLDAGHLITDSKLTIAASTLPAGSIQTGLQLEVDDVPFHLIGKGEQSNVQIKLAIQNKSHDIDLVMMEEPENHLSHTNLNKLVHYIETQRGDKQLFLTTHSSYVLNKLSIDKICLVQSGYKRLHTLDAKVVKTLKRLPGYDTLRVALSGKVILVEGPSDELVLKKIYQRKHNRLPEQDGIDIIVVRGVGFKTFIEVGKEIGTKIHVLRDNDGDYNGNVVQGRLEYAAFPNIKLYSSMNDAEFSLEPAMIYANAVDIKTLDAFAKEVLSTETFNIYNAEVSLEDRRENLIRWFKSVKGNGKGARKVDSAVKLFDGALDFKYPAFLDEVLDFA
- a CDS encoding arsenic resistance protein; translation: MSRDWLEEHQIAFYFAAVVAAAIAGLSSAQFTGLTAMAITPAIAVLMYAMFLQIPFLELREAFANRRFVGALLLANFLLVPLMVWLVTWPLSSNKALLVGALLVLLTPCIDYVVVFTHLGKGDSRLVLAATPLLLLLQLLLLPLYLRLILGPEAGTVIELWPFAEAFLLLIVLPLVAAVLTEFGGRRSLLLRAWSAGWAWLPVPAMALVLIVVVGSQIAAVVYQLDILAPLLPVYGAFLLLAPALGVLSSRLFGLEASAARAVAFSSGTRNSLVVLPLALALPESIRALAAAAVITQTLVELIGELIYLRAIPAMVRNS
- the tnpC gene encoding Tn3 family transposase post-transcriptional regulator TnpC, with the translated sequence MINIPPASFRLTPYGEVDAVALENLRDSFDTSQLLRLVDRLDVCLVELGGITSIRDELLRLHAMALTIVEGIALTVPAESACIWTEAQSLQMDLEALVSWARSAQLIIAPLINLAPQHEA